The proteins below are encoded in one region of Oncorhynchus gorbuscha isolate QuinsamMale2020 ecotype Even-year linkage group LG01, OgorEven_v1.0, whole genome shotgun sequence:
- the LOC124034614 gene encoding pyrin-like: protein MSPNNKWIGRGLHASLLYLVLFVCLVRTATLDEEDIEIDDEEEEDLEYEYSIKQDRHTCGSDQTGQYPFCKDKEQVIHHYVDTRDECGETDFKKVQGEMQLMIQDRRKKMKEIVHSAKLIEKNVEREKEDTLLFLTEVIRLIQKTYVDVIEEIEKKQKASTTMAIEHILELTQEISKLQERSSELERLSHIEDHLHLLQMFPSLCTPPATIDWSEVSIHSDPSVGSMRRAVNKLREALNSEESRLSAAELGRIKTCAVDVTLDPDTAHPYLIVSEDGKQVRIGDLRQNVTDGPERFNSVVNVLAKEGFSSGRFYYEVQVKGKTRLDLGVAIESINRKSGVTLSPGHGYLAICLRDGDRYVAAESPAILIALSQKPQKIGVYVDYEQGQVSFYDVDNRSHIYSFTDYSFNKKLYPFFSTGTDDDGENSAPLVITPVNQQLSINFFTFEKA from the coding sequence ATGTCGCCAAACAACAAGTGGATAGGGAGGGGCCTGCATGCCAGCCTGTTGTACCTGGTTTTATTTGTGTGCCTGGTGCGCACCGCTACTCTGGACGAAGAAGATATTGAGattgatgatgaggaggaggaagacctggagtatgaatacagtataaaacaagacAGACACACCTGTGGAAGCGATCAAACTGGTCAGTATCCATTCTGTAAGGACAAGGAGCAGGTCATTCACCACTACGTCGACACAAGAGATGAGTGTGGAGAGACAGATTTCAAGAAAGTGCAGGGGGAAATGCAGCTGATGATCCAGGACCGACGAAAGAAGATGAAGGAGATTGTACACTCTGCAAAACTCATCGAGAAAAatgtggagagggagaaagaggacacTTTGCTGTTCCTGACTGAAGTGATACGGCTCATTCAGAAGACCTATGTAGATGTCATTGAGGAGATCGAAAAGAAGCAGAAAGCATCAACAACCATGGCTATAGAGCACATTCTAGAGCTAACACaggaaatctctaaactacaggAGAGAAGCTCTGAACTGGAGCGGCTCTCACACATTGAGGACCACCTTCACCTTCTCCAGATGTTCCCATCCCTGTGTACCCCACCGGCCACCATTGACTGGTCTGAGGTCAGCATTCACAGTGATCCAAGTGTGGGGTCTATGAGGAGAGCTGTGAACAAGCTGAGAGAAGCACTCAATAGTGAAGAGAGCAGGCTGTCTGCAGCTGAGTTGGGAAGGATTAAGACGTGTGCAGTGGATGTGACTCTGGACCCTGACACAGCACATCCGTACCTCATCGTCTCTGAAGACGGGAAACAAGTGAGAATTGGAGATCTCCGGCAAAATGTCACAGATGGCCCTGAAAGGTTTAATTCAGTTGTTAATGTCCTAGCAAAGGAGGGCTTCTCCTCAGGGAGATTCTACTATGAGGTGCAGGTGAAAGGTAAGACTAGGTTGGATTTAGGAGTGGCCATAGAGTCCATCAACAGGAAGAGTGGGGTCACCCTGAGCCCTGGCCATGGATACCTAGCTATATGTCTGAGGGATGGGGATAGGTATGTAGCTGCTGAAAGCCCTGCTATCCTCATCGCTCTTAGCCAGAAGCCCCAGAAGATAGGGGTTTATGTTGATTATGAACAAGGTCAGGTCTCCTTCTATGATGTGGATAACAGGTCTCATATCTACTCCTTCACTGATTATTCTTTCAATAAGAAACTCTATCCCTTTTTTAGCACTGGCACCGATGACGACGGTGAAAACTCAGCCCCATTAGTCATTACCCCAGTCAATCAACAACTGAGTATTAATTTCTTCACTTTTGAAAAAGCCTGA